Genomic segment of Aliarcobacter trophiarum LMG 25534:
AACTCTATACCTTTCATTTCAGCATCATCAACATTTTCCATTTGACTAACAAATCTATAAGGTTTTCCATTTGCAGAACATTTCCATTGAGCTTGTGGTGAACCATTATTAGTACCTGGAGAGTCACAAAGTCTGCTTTCAACAATCTTGTCCTTAAAATCTGATTGATAAAACATTAAACTACTAAATAATCCTATATCATCATTAGAATAGTTTATTCCAGCTTCATAACTAATACTTTTTTCAGGTTTTAAATCTGGATTACCAATAATTACAGCACTACCTTTTCCAGTTCTGCTACCAAAACCTTCTGAAATTTGGCTAATTGTTGGTTGTTTATACCCTGTACTTACACCACCTTTTAAAGTTAGATTATCTGTTAAATGATAAACTCCATAAATTCTAGGAGTTACTTCACTTCCAAAATACTCATCTTTATTGTATCTAGCTCCAGAAGTTAAAGCAAAACTATCTGTTATACTCCACTCATCTTCTGCATATAATGCTAAAAGCCATCTATCAAGTTCTGTTACTCCTGTTACACTAGCTAAACCATTTGTAGTATCTATAATTTTTTCTTTTTGATACTGTCCACCAACTGTTAAAGCATGAGTTCCAATAAAGAATGAACCTTGAGTATTAAAAGTTTTTAACTCCTCTTTTTTTTCGTCTGTACCACCTAAGTCATACACTTTTTTTGTTGTTTCATCTTGATAATAAGTGTTTACTATAAAATCATCATATTTTGCTTTATGGCTAACTGTATAAACATCTTTTTCATTTTCATTAGTTGAAGCTTGACTAGCAACATCTACACTTTTACCTAATGTTGTTTTATACTCTTGTCTTATAAAGTCATATCTTAAGCCTAAATCATTGTGTTCATCAACATTCCAAGTAAGCTCACTTCCTATTTTTCTAACTTTCTTTTCAGACTCACTTGAACCAGATTTTTGCCCTTCTCCACCTACATAATCACTTTCATCAGTACCTTGAAAACTTCCATCTAAACTTAAAGATAATTTATCTTTGATTAGAGGACCTGTCAAAAACATACTTGCTCCATAATTATCATTTGAGTAATCATTTGCAGATTTTGTATATTCAGGAGTTATACTTCCTTTCCAAGTATCACTAGAAGCTTTTTTTGTAATAATATTTATAACTCCACCCATTGCATCACTTCCATAAAGTGAACTCATAGGTCCTCTTACAATCTCTATTCTTTCAATCATATCTATTGGCGGTAAATATGCACCAATTTTTCCACCATCTGTACCATTTCCATTTATAGCTCTTCCTGCACTTATTGGCTTACCATCAATTAAATATTTTGTATAATTTGCTCCCATTCCACGAATTGTGATTTCTTGATTATTCCCACCACCAGCTACAGCAACACCTGGTATATTTTTAACAGCATCTATAACATCTGTATATGATTTTTTTTGTAGTTCATCTGCTGTAATTACTGAAATTGAAGCTGGTGCATCAGCAACATTTTGCTCAAATCCAGAAGCAGTAGTTACAACTTGAATATCATCAAGTTTTGTAGTCTCATTTGCAAAAAGTAGATTTTGTGTAACTAAGATAGAAGCTACACTTAATACCATTTTTATTTTCATTTCTCTTTCCTTTTATATATTTTCTTTCTTTTTTAACTTTAATTGTTTTAAAATAGATTTTAGGAGAATCTATTTTATTTTTGATAATCATTATTATAATTAACAAAAAGGAAATGAAATATTAATAGTTTTTTCTTAAAGTAAGGTAAAATTGATAGTGATTATTAAAATATTTTAAAAATATGTAAGATAAAATCTTACATACTCATATTTTTATCTGCGATTTCTAGAATTTTATGAACTCTAATTGCTTGAGATGGGTTTGATAAAGATTGTTTTTGATTTATAATTGCAATTCTAAAATGTTCTATACTATTATACAAAGCATCTTCTGGTTTTATATAAGGAGAATAAGTTCCAAACTCATTTGTTTTTACCAAATAGTTTTCATCCATAATATTTTGTCCGCTTACAACCTCCACACTTTTTTCATAAATTGTAAGTTTATTCTCTAATTTTAAATCTTCATAAACAAGCATTTTTTTAGAACCAATAATAGTTATATTTCGCTCTTTTATTGGGCTTAGCCAGTTTGATTCAAGATGTACAGAAAAGCTATCATACTTTAGATTTACAAAAGTGATACTCTCTTTTGGATTGTAAAATTTTTCACCACTTGCTTTTATGCTTATTGGGTTTTTTCCATCCATTAAATAGTCTATTATAGATAAATCATGAACTGCTAAGTCCCACATAGAACTCACATCTTTTCTAAATTGTCCTAAACTTTTTCTAGTTGAATTTATAAATAAAACTTCCCCTATTTCACCACTAGAGATTATCTCTTTTATCTTTTTTATTGCTGGATGAAAAATCATAATATGATCTATATGTATGATTTTATTCTGTTTTCTTGCTAACTCTTCAAGCTCTTCTGCCTCTTTTAAAGTAGCGGTAAAAGGTTTTTCCACATATACATTTTTAGAAGCCAATAGTGCTTGTTTTATTAAATAATAGTGACTACTAGTTTGTGTAGCAACAGCTACAATATCTATAGTTTTATCATCTAAAACTTTGCTAAAATCTTTTTCATAGTTTGTTGATGATGCATATATTTTATGTGCTTTTTCTAAATTTTCATCTAACATATCACAAATAGTATGAAGATTTAAGTTTGGATTATTATTTATATTTCTAGCAATATTTGGTCCCCAATAACCAAATCCTACAAGTGCAACATTTAACATTGTATCTCTTTTACTAAATTTCCTACAATATATTCAACCTCTTCATCAGTAACATAAGGGTTCATTGGTAAACTCATTATCTCTTTTGATACTCTCTCTGAAATTGGAAAATCTCCCTCTTTTAAATTTAAGTATTTAAAGCACTCCTGTACATGTAAGGGCATTGGGTAATGTACTGCTGTTGGAATTCCTAAGTTTTGTAATTTTGTTTGTAGCTCATCTCTATTTTTTACTCTTATTGAGTATTGTGCCCAAGCTGATGTTCTATCCTCTTTTACAAAAGGAGTTTCTATATTTTTTGCATTTAATGCTTTTGTATATTTAACTGCAACATCTTGTCTTAGTTTTAAATCTTTAGGATAGTATTTTAATTTTACATTTAAAACTGCTGCTTGAATTGTATCAAGTCTCCCTCCCATACCTATATATTGGTGATGGTAACGAATTGATTGTCCATGAAGTCTTAGAGATTTTATTTTATTTGCTAGTTTTTCATCATTTGTAAAAACTGCCCCTCCATCTCCATAACAACCTAATGGTTTTGCAGGAAAGAAAGAAGTACAAGATATATCACCAAGGTTTGAGTCACTAATACCTTTATAAGTAGAGCCAAAGCTTTGAGCTCCATCTACTATCACTTTAAGGTTATATTTTTTTGCTATCTCATTTATCTCATCCATATCACACGGTTGCCCATACAAAGATACTGGAATAATAGCTTTTGTTTTAGAAGTTATTTTCTCTTCTATCTTTTTTGGATCTATATTATATGTTCTCTCATCAATATCAACAAACACTGGTTTAGCTTTTAGGAAAGCTATTGTTTCTGCTGTTGCAAAAAATGTAAATGGTGTTGTGATTATTTCATCATCTGGTTGTATATCTAAAGCCATCATAGCAAGAAGCAAAGCATCTGTCCCACTTGAACATGTTATCGCATATTTTGAACCTGTGAATTCTTCTAGCTTTCTTTCAAGTTCATCTATTTGAGCACCCATTATAAAGTTACAATCCCGTGCAACTTTTATAATAGCCCCTTCTATCTCTTCTTGGTATAATTTATGTTGGATTTTTAAGTTGGCAAAATCTATTTGCATTTGATTCCTTAAGTAAAAAATAAGGCGAATTGTACTTAAAAATCACTTAATCTTATAGTATTTTTAATAGACCTCATAAACCTTTGAAACCAAACCACTATCTCTTATTTTTTTACAAATAGTACTATCTTTTGTACTATCAACTTGAACATCTATGGATACAATATTTTGATTTTTCTTAATTTCTAATTTTATACAAGAGTTTTTATCACTCATTTTTAATTTTTCTATATCCCAGTTTGTATCACCAATATTTATAACATCTTTTATATCTTCTATTTCTTGATTTAACAAATAGTAACTTTGAATAGTGTTTATAGCTGTAGTTACATCTCTTTTTAAAGTTGAAACCAAAGCACTATCTTTCGTATCCATAAGCTTTGGAGCAGCAAAAGAGACAATTATCCCTAAAATCACAATTACAAATATAATCTCTATTAGAGAAAAGGCTCTTTTCATAGCTTCTTCCTTTTTTAAAAGTTTATATTGATTGTAAAATTTTATAACTTAAAAAAATATTATTTTATAAAACCCCATCAGGAAAATCTATTTTTGTCTCTTTTTGGACATCAGCAACACTTTCAAAAACAACCTCAATTGGAGCTTGTCCATGGTGTTCATTATCTTTATCAATAAATTTAGTTAAAGCTTTATGAAAATCTAGTTTTACTGTACCTATTGGTCCATTTCTCTGTTTTCCTATAATAATTTCAGCCTCTTCAATTGGTTTATCTATAAATTTAGATTTATAATCTTCACCCTTATCTTTTGCCTCTTTCTCTTTTCTAGCTTCATCTCTTTGCTTATAAACATCATCTCTATATACAAACATGATAATATCGGCATCTTGCTCAATAGCTCCAGACTCTCTTAAATCACTTAACATTGGTCTTTTATCTGGTCTGCTTTCAAGTCCTCTATTTAGCTGTGAAAGTGCAACTATAGGAATTTTAAGCTCTCTTGCCAACATTTTCAAACCTCTACTAATATCTGAAACCTCTTGATGTCTATCTTTATTTCCTAATCCTTGCATTAGTTGAAGATAATCAATTACAACTAGACTAATATTGTTTTCTTGAATTTGTGCCAATTTTCTTACTCTTGCTCTTAATTGATTTATATTTATACTTCCACCATCATCAACAAAAAGTTTTTTACTATTTAAATCATCAAAAGCAGCACTTAAACTCGACCACTCTTTATCATCCATATCACCTTTTCTAAGATTTTGAAGAGGTATTGATGTTTTTGCAGCTAACATTCTCAACATTAGTTGTTCTGCTGGCATCTCTAAAGAGAAAAAAACTACTCCTTTGTTTGCTTCTACATTTTTTAAAGCCATATTTAAAACTATTGCTGTTTTTCCCATAGCTGGACGTGCTGCAATAATTACTAAATCTCCTTCATTAAAACCAGTAGTTCTTCTATCTAATGATTCAAAACCTGTTGTTTGTCCTATTAAATATTTATTTCCTAGTTTTTTCATCTTTTCAATATATGCCAAAGTATCACTTGTAACAGTTTGCATATCTTTTAGTTCACTTGTTGCACTATTTGTAGAGATTTTATAAAGTTCACTTTGAATAGTGTCTAAAGCCTCATTTGCACTAACTTCATCTTCAATTGCAACTTTTTTTATAGTTGTTGCTAAAGAGGCTAACTCTCTTTTTACAGAAGCATCTTTTATCTCTTTTACATAGGCGCTTGTATTTGTAATAGGATTTGCACTTAATATCTCAAGTAAAACCTCATCATTTACATCTTTTTTATCAACTCTGTTTCTTACAAAATCCTCATCAATTGGCATATCTTCACTATGAAGTTTCATTATTACTTCAAATATAGCCTTATGTGCTGGAAGATAAAAATCTTTTGCTTTTAAAACTCCCAAAACATCTTCAAGCTCTTCAGGATTAAAAAATATTGAGCTTAAAACTGCTCTTTCGATGTTTATACTATAAATACTATCCATTATATTTTTCTTTTTGCTTCAAATTCAACTTCTTCTACAAACTTATTAATCAAAGCATCTCCACTAAGTTTCGCAATTATTTCACCTTTTTTCATAACAAGTCCACTACCTTTTCCAAAAGCAATAGCAACATCAGCAGCTTTTGCTTCTCCAATAGCATTTACAACACATCCCATAACTGAAACATCTAATGGAGTTTTTATATGTGCTGTTCTTTTTTCTATCTCTGCAACTGCACTTACTAAATCAGCCTCTATTCTTCCACAAGTAGGACATGAAATAATATTTAAGCCCTCTTTTGAGATGCCTAAATCTTTTAATATAGCCTTTCCTACTTTTATCTCCTCTTCAAGCTCTCCTGTCATTGAAACTCTTAGAGTATCACCTATTCCATCAAGAAGTAAACTTCCTAATGCAATTGAAGATTTTATTGTAGAGTGAAATTGTGTACCAGCTTCTGTTACCCCTAAGTGAAATGGATAGTTATTCATAGGTCTTAAAAGCCTATAAGCCTCAACTGTTCTTTGAACATCAGAAGCTTTTAAAGATATTTTAATATCTGTAAATCCCAAATCTTCCAGATATTTTATATTATAATCAGCACTTGCAACCATTCCCTTTGCTGTTTGTCCATATCTATCTTCAAACTCTTTTTCCAAACTTCCACAATTTACTCCAACTCTTATTGGAATATTTCTAGCTTGACAAGCTTTTACAACCTCTTGTACTCTTTTTTTATCTCCAATATTTCCAGGATTTATTCTTATACAATCAACTACTTCAGCAGCAATTAAAGCCAATTTATAGTGAAAATGAATATCTGCAACTATTGGTAAACTTACTTGTTTTTTTATCTCTTTTAAAGCATGAGCATCTTCAATATGTGGAACTGCAACTCTTACAATATCAGCACCTGCAAAATGTAGTCTATTTATCTGCTCAATTGTTGCTTCTATATCTGATGTTTTAGTATATGTCATTGATTGTACACTAATTGGTGCATCACCACCTATTAGGATATTTCCTACTTTTATCTGTTTTGTTGGGTATCTTTTTATCATTTTGGGATTTTATCTAAAATAGTTTAAATAAAAGTGAAGTTTAATTTA
This window contains:
- a CDS encoding TonB-dependent receptor domain-containing protein, encoding MKIKMVLSVASILVTQNLLFANETTKLDDIQVVTTASGFEQNVADAPASISVITADELQKKSYTDVIDAVKNIPGVAVAGGGNNQEITIRGMGANYTKYLIDGKPISAGRAINGNGTDGGKIGAYLPPIDMIERIEIVRGPMSSLYGSDAMGGVINIITKKASSDTWKGSITPEYTKSANDYSNDNYGASMFLTGPLIKDKLSLSLDGSFQGTDESDYVGGEGQKSGSSESEKKVRKIGSELTWNVDEHNDLGLRYDFIRQEYKTTLGKSVDVASQASTNENEKDVYTVSHKAKYDDFIVNTYYQDETTKKVYDLGGTDEKKEELKTFNTQGSFFIGTHALTVGGQYQKEKIIDTTNGLASVTGVTELDRWLLALYAEDEWSITDSFALTSGARYNKDEYFGSEVTPRIYGVYHLTDNLTLKGGVSTGYKQPTISQISEGFGSRTGKGSAVIIGNPDLKPEKSISYEAGINYSNDDIGLFSSLMFYQSDFKDKIVESRLCDSPGTNNGSPQAQWKCSANGKPYRFVSQMENVDDAEMKGIEFSLDYDLLENLTASTSYTYTKTEQKSGDFKGEALNKMPKDMINAGLDWDISKVWNAWTQYNYRGKTSDYLSRTSMSSGTPGYGTFDAGIVYKATKDLSLKAGIYNIANKEITNDDYDVVLEGRRYTVGMNMRF
- a CDS encoding Gfo/Idh/MocA family protein, coding for MLNVALVGFGYWGPNIARNINNNPNLNLHTICDMLDENLEKAHKIYASSTNYEKDFSKVLDDKTIDIVAVATQTSSHYYLIKQALLASKNVYVEKPFTATLKEAEELEELARKQNKIIHIDHIMIFHPAIKKIKEIISSGEIGEVLFINSTRKSLGQFRKDVSSMWDLAVHDLSIIDYLMDGKNPISIKASGEKFYNPKESITFVNLKYDSFSVHLESNWLSPIKERNITIIGSKKMLVYEDLKLENKLTIYEKSVEVVSGQNIMDENYLVKTNEFGTYSPYIKPEDALYNSIEHFRIAIINQKQSLSNPSQAIRVHKILEIADKNMSM
- a CDS encoding DegT/DnrJ/EryC1/StrS family aminotransferase; its protein translation is MQIDFANLKIQHKLYQEEIEGAIIKVARDCNFIMGAQIDELERKLEEFTGSKYAITCSSGTDALLLAMMALDIQPDDEIITTPFTFFATAETIAFLKAKPVFVDIDERTYNIDPKKIEEKITSKTKAIIPVSLYGQPCDMDEINEIAKKYNLKVIVDGAQSFGSTYKGISDSNLGDISCTSFFPAKPLGCYGDGGAVFTNDEKLANKIKSLRLHGQSIRYHHQYIGMGGRLDTIQAAVLNVKLKYYPKDLKLRQDVAVKYTKALNAKNIETPFVKEDRTSAWAQYSIRVKNRDELQTKLQNLGIPTAVHYPMPLHVQECFKYLNLKEGDFPISERVSKEIMSLPMNPYVTDEEVEYIVGNLVKEIQC
- a CDS encoding type II secretion system protein codes for the protein MKRAFSLIEIIFVIVILGIIVSFAAPKLMDTKDSALVSTLKRDVTTAINTIQSYYLLNQEIEDIKDVINIGDTNWDIEKLKMSDKNSCIKLEIKKNQNIVSIDVQVDSTKDSTICKKIRDSGLVSKVYEVY
- a CDS encoding replicative DNA helicase produces the protein MDSIYSINIERAVLSSIFFNPEELEDVLGVLKAKDFYLPAHKAIFEVIMKLHSEDMPIDEDFVRNRVDKKDVNDEVLLEILSANPITNTSAYVKEIKDASVKRELASLATTIKKVAIEDEVSANEALDTIQSELYKISTNSATSELKDMQTVTSDTLAYIEKMKKLGNKYLIGQTTGFESLDRRTTGFNEGDLVIIAARPAMGKTAIVLNMALKNVEANKGVVFFSLEMPAEQLMLRMLAAKTSIPLQNLRKGDMDDKEWSSLSAAFDDLNSKKLFVDDGGSININQLRARVRKLAQIQENNISLVVIDYLQLMQGLGNKDRHQEVSDISRGLKMLARELKIPIVALSQLNRGLESRPDKRPMLSDLRESGAIEQDADIIMFVYRDDVYKQRDEARKEKEAKDKGEDYKSKFIDKPIEEAEIIIGKQRNGPIGTVKLDFHKALTKFIDKDNEHHGQAPIEVVFESVADVQKETKIDFPDGVL
- the ispG gene encoding flavodoxin-dependent (E)-4-hydroxy-3-methylbut-2-enyl-diphosphate synthase; the encoded protein is MIKRYPTKQIKVGNILIGGDAPISVQSMTYTKTSDIEATIEQINRLHFAGADIVRVAVPHIEDAHALKEIKKQVSLPIVADIHFHYKLALIAAEVVDCIRINPGNIGDKKRVQEVVKACQARNIPIRVGVNCGSLEKEFEDRYGQTAKGMVASADYNIKYLEDLGFTDIKISLKASDVQRTVEAYRLLRPMNNYPFHLGVTEAGTQFHSTIKSSIALGSLLLDGIGDTLRVSMTGELEEEIKVGKAILKDLGISKEGLNIISCPTCGRIEADLVSAVAEIEKRTAHIKTPLDVSVMGCVVNAIGEAKAADVAIAFGKGSGLVMKKGEIIAKLSGDALINKFVEEVEFEAKRKI